GTTTAGCACTTCTGGTGTTTCGTACTGTTTGGAAAGTTCGAGCAATAGTCCGTAAGCTTGAAAGTGTTTTCCAAGTCTTGTTAAAGTGTAGGCAAGGTTATACATGATCTCGGGTTTTTTGGCAATTTCGAGGCCTTTTTTGAAAATCTCTTCGGCTTTTTCGTACTGCTGACGGAGGTTATAAACAACTCCAAGTCTCAAGTAAGCTTCGGGCATTGGTTCGAATTTTATCCCTTCAGCAGATAATTCGCTTGATTCAAGTTTTTGCACTATAGAGCGGTATATAACTTCTGCATCGCTTAGTTGTCCCAGCTCCATGTAGATGTCCCCGATTTTCAAAAGCGGGAGCAAGAAATTTGGGTCTGTTTGATACGCTTTTGTGTAAGCTTCCATCGCTTCATCGTAATCCTTTTTGGCAAAGAGCACATTGCCAAGTTCATAGTAAGCAAGTGAAAAGTTTGGATTCAGAGCTAACGATTGTTTGAATTCAATTTCTGCAAGCTCATAATTTCCAAGTTTAGCTTGCAAGATGGCATTGTAAAAATAATAGCGGTAGTCTTCCTGAAGGTCTCGAGCTCTTTTTAGAACCTGCTGTGCCTCGTCGAATTTGCCTTCGTTGATAAGTATTTTGAATTTTTCATAAAGAAAGTAAAGTAAATAGGATTTCCAGTATTCACTCTTTTCTATCGAATATTGCTCTTCAAGCCCTCTTAGTATCACATCGATTGGGATGCTGTTTTGATCTGTTATGAGCAACAGGTCCTCAGCAAGAACGGGTAACTTCACTGGTAAGTTCAGCCTTTTTGCGACTTCCGGTTTAATGGGAAGGTACACTATCGCCTTTATTTTCTCCACCTCGCTTTTTGAAAGCTAATTATCCAAGAGGTCCCAGTTTCCTTCCACCGATTATGTGGAAGTGTATGTGGTGCACTTCCTGGCCGGCATCTTTACCGTTGTTTTGAACGATTCTGTAACTTTCCAAACCATTTATTTTCGTCACCGTCTTAATTACTTCAAATAATTTCCACATCTTTTGGCTGTCTTCCAGAGAAAGCTCACTAACTGTTGGAACATGCTTCTTGTAGATAGCCAACAAGTGAACGGGTGCCACAGGCCTTATGTCTTTGATGACTATGAAATCGTCATCTTCGTATACTTTTTCTGAAGGTATCTCTCCGTTTAAGATCTTACAAAATACACAATCAGCCATATCCAGCCCCCCTCGAACGAATCATTCTTCTGAGATTTTTACAACTTTCTTTACGTTGCTCTCAATTTGATAGTATTTCCCATTTCCGACATTTAATTGGTCGATGGTTGTTTTAAAAAGGTAAAGCACAGCGTAGTTTTCAACTTTTGCACTTTTTAAGGAAGAGCTTTTGAATTTCAACACGCTACCTTTCGATGTATTTAATGTTGATACTTTCGATGATACGAGTGATACGGAAGATAAGTCAGAAACTAAGAGTTTATCGAACTGTGAGTTGTAGGAAATTACTTTGGAGAGAAGTCCCACATTAAAAATGTTCGCAGCTGAATTGTTTATCACGACATGGCCACAGTTCTGGATTTGAAGTTCGTCGATTGTGGAGTCAATAATGTAGACAGCGTATGCGCCGTTGATCGAAACTTTACTAAGCGATGTTTTTCTAATTACTACGAAGTTCGTTAAGTTAGCATCAATGCTCCTGAAGTTCGAAGCATCTACAAAAATCAGAGCCCCTCTATCTGAAGTTATGTCCATCTCAGGACCGATAGCGCTAATGTATGCAGAACCATTTTCAGAAACATTCAACCTTCCGCTTCCAAGAAAACTCACAAGACCAGTTGTGACTAACGTACCTTTGATGTTTAGTTCTGCGTTGAGTGCGCTTATCACTGTGACACCGGATTCTAATATAAGGGCACTTTTTTCTGGGAGCACAGTCTTGCTGATTATCCTGTAAGGTGACTTGGACGAAAGTAGGAACTTTCTGCCAGAGATGTTTGTAATCGGGTTCTGTGAGTCGAGTATGTCGAGTTTTTCGAGTGTTGGAGGTACAAATGCCACATCAGCGACGTTACCGAATTCATCACTGGCAACAGCAAGATAAAACTTGTCGGAAAGTTTGATCTCGTTAGATCTACTTAGCGGTTTTAGGGCTCTTACGTTCGGATCAAGGAAAGTGACCGTGCTGTCAAAAACGTACGTATAAACTTCTGTTAAGCCGTTCAAACGTAGTTGGTCAGGCACTGTCTTTACCTCTACAGTGAATTTCTGTCCGTTATATGTGATATTTCTCTTACCATCTTCCAGAAGCATTCCGTCGATAAACTTAAATGGATAGTTTTTACCATCGACTTTGATTTCACCAGTTAGTTCTATCCGTTCAATCCCCAGTCTTGTAGGAATAACAGTCCCGGCGATCGATGTGACCACCGGGAGTATTAATAGCATAAGCGCTATTAAAGATATTGAAGTACTTAGACCAAACACATGGGTGTGCAAAGTTTTGATTCTCTTCATCTTATCATCTCTTCTGCCCTTTTTAAATTTTATATCCTTTCACCTCTGAGCACAGCGGAGCATCGTGGACACGTTTCTGGGTGCTGCTCATCTTTTCCAGTGTCTGGATGGTATTTCCAGCAGCGTTGACATTTTTGGCCTTCTGCTCTCTGAACCATTACATTTGCAAACTGGCCATTCAGTCCTGAGACGTTATCAGATAGTGTTACTTTTGAAACTATGAAGAATTCTTCAAGTAAAGGTTCGTACTTTTTGAGCAGAGCCTTTAGCTCATCGTTCTTCGCTTCGATAATTACGTGTGCATCAAGCGAGTGGCCTATCACATCCGACGACCTGGCGCTTTCAAGTGCTTTCAGTACGTCATCGCGTATGAGTAGTAAGTGGTTGAGCTCCTCAAGAAGGTTCTCATCAATAAATTCTTTCCTAAACTCTGGCCAGTATTCAAGGTGCACACTTTCGTATTTCTTCAAGTGACTTTCTTGATAAGCCTCTTCCGCTGTGAAAGGAATGATGGGCGCAAGAATCTTTATCAGTGCTTCAAGTATGTAGTGCAAGACGGTCTGCGCGGACCTTCTGTATATCGAATCTTTTGCCTCTACGTATAGTCTGTCTTTGAGTATGTCCAGATAGATTGCGCTTAGCTCTGTTGTACAGTATTTGACGGTTGCGTTGTAGACTTTGGAGTATTCGAATTCGTCGTAGTATTGCGTTACTTGTTCAATGAATTTCTGGAGTCTGCCAAGTGCCCACTTGTCTAGTGGGAGCAGTTTTTCATACGGTAGTAAATCAGCCTCTGTGAAGTCGTACAAATTACTGAGTAGGTATCTGATCGTGTTTCGCAACTTCCTGTAAACTTCAACCTGCTGTTCGATAATGTTCTTTCCAACTCTGATGTTATCGAAAAAGTCCGTACTCGCAACCCACAATCTCAGTATATCTGCACCGTACTTGTTCACTATCTCCATAGGGTCTATTACATTACCCAGTGATTTACTCATTTTTCTGCCTTGTTCGTCTTTGATGAATCCGTGAGTTACAACCGCTTTGAATGGTGCTGTTCCCGCCTTTGCAGTTGAAAGGAATATCGAGCTCTGGAACCAACCCCTGTGCTGGTCATCGCCTTCAAGGTAAAGGTCAACGGGGAACTTTTCACCTTTTGAGCGTATCACTGCTTCCCAAGAGCATCCAGAATCGATCCAGACATCCAGTGTATCGTGAGTTTTTTCAAAATTTTTGCTCTTGCATGATGGACAATGGAAATCTGCAGGAACCAGTTCGTTGACATCGAGCTCAAACCATGCATCTGTTCCTTTTTCTTTAACTATGTTCGCAAAATGTTCGATTACTTTTGGATCAAGTATTACTTCGCCGCAGTCCTTACACTTGACCGCTGGAATGGGCACACCCCAGACTCTCTGACGGGAGATAGTCCAATCTGGCCTTTCTTGCACCATAGCTGTGATACGATTTTCGCCCCATGAAGGATACCACTTAACCTTCTTAATCTCTTCCAGCACCTTGCCACGAAGGTTATTCTTATCAACTGAGATGAACCACTGAGGCGTTGCGCGGAACATAACTGGTCCTTTACAGCGCCAGCAGTGTGGGTAGCTGTGGCTGATCTTTCCCACTTTTATCAAAGCACCGTTGTTTTTCAAATCATCTACTATGACTTTGTTAGCATCCCATATTTTCAAACCTTCGTATTTGCCTGCTTCTTTTGTGAACCTTCCCTCATCATCTACGGGTGAAAGCACGGGAAGGTTGTATTTTAAGCCCGTTTGGTAGTCCTCTTCACCATGTCCCGGTGCCGTGTGGACACAACCAGTACCGTCTTCGAGTGTCACGTAATCTGCAAGAACGATAACCGAAGTTCTGTCGTAAAGCGGGTGCTTTGTGAGTCTTCCTTCAAGCTTTTTTCCTACAAATTTTTCAACGATTTCAAAATCAACGCCCACATCTGCAGCGAATTTCTGGAGAAGTCCTTCGGCAACTATCCAGTATTCTCCGTCGACCTTTATTTTGACGTACGTATAATCCGGATGGAGTGCAATGGCAACGTTTGCGGGAATAGTCCAAGGTGTTGTAGTCCAGATAACAACAAAAGTATTTGGCTCGTCAATTATCTGGAATTTCACGTAAATTGATGGTGACTCGTGGTCGTGGTATTCTATCTCCGCTTCTGCAAGTGCGGTTCTACATGTTGGACACCAATAAACAGGTTTGTTACCACGGTAGACATTTCCGTTTTCTACCAGTGTTTTGAACACATCAAGGATGTGATATTCATAATCTGGGTCAAGCGTTATGTAAGGATGTTCCCAGTCACCTTTAACACCAAGCCTCTTGAATTCTTCTCTTTGAATGTCGACGTATTTCAGTGCAAATTCCTTACATAGTTTTCTAATCTCAACCGGTGTTTTGTTCTTTGCTTCTTCACCAAGCGAAGTTGTAACCCTGTGTTCAATGGGCAATCCATGAGTATCCCAGCCCGGAACGTACGGTACCCGATAGCCGCGCATCGTCTTGTATCTTGTAACGAAATCTTTTAGGACCTTATTCATGGCGGTTCCAAGGTGGATATCTCCGTTTGCGTACGGAGGACCATCGTGGAGTAAGTACGTTGGTGCACCTTCTCTTGTTTCTAATGTTTTCTTGTAAATCTCTTTCTCTTCCCAGAACCTCAGCATCTCTGGTTCCTTGTTCACAAGGTTTGCTTTCATCTGAAAGTTCGTTTGCGGCAGGTTCAATGTAGCTTTATAGTCCAATTTGAGCACCTCCTATGACCAATCTATCGATTTTCACCGATTACACAATACAAAAAAAGGGGTGATGCCCACCCCTTTTTTAAAAGGTGTGGGCATCATTCACATGTTAATTAAACGGCTAATTACTTCTTTTAGTTCTGTTAAATCCGATGACTTTACGATGTAGGCATCTGCAGCCCAAGAGGCCATGTCACTTTTGTAATGTGAATACGCTGTCAATAAAACGAGTTTCGCTTCACGCCTTATTTCTCTTAACTTACCTGCAAGTTCCAATCCGTTCATGCTACCGGGCATTTCTATGTCGATAGTAACAAGGTCGTAGGGCTTTTCGGAGAATTTCTTTAGTGCTTCATCAGCATTTTCTGCCTCATCTACTTCGTAACCTGCGTCCATTAATTCTTCAGCTATCAAAAGTCTCATGTTTGGTTCGTCTTCAACAACAAGAATTCTTTTGGGCATAATTCTACCCCCTTTCTCGGGGATATTATACCACAAGCATTGTTAATATTTCAACTCACTTTTGACAAACTTAGATTAATTCTTGTTAATGTGCCTTGTACATCACCATAGCGGATATCGAACCAACGTCTATCTTGCCACTAACTTGATACAGTACATTGTTCCCTGCTTTGCGCTTGTCCACAACAACATTCCATGTGCCTTCAGGAAGCGTGAATTGTTGGTCCTTTGTATCACCGTTGTAGATCACGAGTATCTCTTTCCATGGGTCGTTTTCGTCTTTGATTATAAACGCTACCATCTTCCTTGGAGCAGGCAAGAACGTGATTTTCTTTCTTATGTCTTCAGCTGTTCTCTGTCTGAACGCAATGTGTGATTTTCTCATTTCGATGAGCCCTTTGTAATAATTGAAGACATCAATAAATTCTGCCTTTCTCGCGTAATCAAAGCCGTTGATTGATATTGGTGAACTATATGAGTTTTCATCGAATTTCTTCGTTCTTGCGAAGTCTTGACCGCCGTGCAAGAATGTTACGCCTTGAGATGTAAGAAGTATAGCACCTGCGAGCTTTTGTGCATCTTTAAGCATTTCTTCTGTCCATTTCACAGTTGTATCGGCCTGTGCTGCTAAATAATTCTTGTCCCAAAGTGTATGGTTGTCGTGGCATTCGACGTAATTTATCGTTTCTTGCGGGTCTTTTGCAAAGCTTTTGATAATTTCATCGTATTCGATGCTGCCCACAACGCCACGCTTTACACCAGTTTCTTTTGCAAGAGCGCCCATGAGGAAACCTTTCACTGTTGCGTTGAAAACGGAACCGCGCAGTGCATCCCTGAATTCGTCGTTGAACGCTGCGATACCTGTTCCTCCAACGTCCGCTTTTCCGAACCTGACGGGTGCACCCCAACCGCCCCAAGGTTCACCATACAGAAGAACAGTCGGTTCTATCTTTTCAAGCTCTGATTTTATTGCAAGCATTGTTGTTTTATCCATCAAGCCCATTTGGTCGAACCTAAAGCCATCAACTTTGTATTCTGTGACCCACCATTTCAATGTATCGATTATGTATTTTCTCATCATCGGTCTTTCGCTTGCAATAACGTTTCCACAACCGCTTTCGTTCAAATACGCACCCGTTTTATCGATCCTGTAGAAGTAGTACGGAACAGCTTGATCGAATGGGGACATCACACCAACGCCCCAAGTGTGCGGGAAGACCATGTCAAGGATTACCCTTATGCCGTTTTCGTGGAGTGCCTTTACCATCTGCTTCACTTCAATTATCCTCGTATAAGGATTGATTGGATCTGTTGAATATCGACCTTCTGGTACAGTAAACAGGTACGGGTCGTAGCCCCAGTTGTAGCTCTTTTCGAAGTCCTTGTCAGCTTCATCACCTGTCCAGAAGTCGAACATCGGCAGGATGTGGACATGTGTGACACCGAGTTCAACAAGGTGATCAAGTCCTGTGGTTACTCCATTGGGACCCCTTGTGCCTTTTTCAGTAAGGCCCAAGTACGTTGCTTTGTTCTTAACTCCAGAATTATCGAGCCCTGTTATATCTGCGATGTGGATTTCGTAAATTATCGCATCTTCTGGTGCTGCCAAAGGTGGTCTTGCGACCTTTTCCCAATCTTGCGGATTTGTTTTGCTGAAGTCGATTATTGCACTCTTAGCTGAATTCTTAGTGACCGCTTTTGAGAAGTAGTCAACGGCTTCTCTGTATTCTCCGTAGCTGAAGTACCTAATTTTGTAGAACCAACCATCCCAGTTACCTTCAAGAACAACTTCCCATGCCCCATTTCCTATGTATTTCATCGGAACAACTTTCGTTGGTTCTTTGTCATCCCAGTTCTTGTAAAGCAACAAATCAACAGTCTTTGAAACAGGTGACCAAACTCTGATCGTTGTCTTTGTAGGTGTGTATTCGAAACCAAGAGGTCCATCGTAGTAGATTTTATCGAGTATCTCCATCATCACGACTCTTGCAGCCTTGTAACCTTCGATTTCTACTTGCACATCTTTGTTGACATCTTCGAGTTTGATAGGTTCTGCAAGCACAACCTTGACGTGGTTTGTTTTTGAAATATCGGTAGGATTAGCCTTCTCAACGCGTGCGATCTTGAGAGGTTTCCCATCTACCGTTACTTTTGCACCTACTTTTGTTGTGTCCACTTGGCCTGTTAAGTATGCTTCGATCGTATTTTGGTCTCTTGCCTGTGCAAAGAGAACCCTTGGACTTGTGTCTGGTTTTGTTGTGTAAATCTGTTCAATTCCTTGCAAGAGCCACACCTCCGCCTTTCCGTCTTTGATTGTTATAAACCTATCCATTGCAACGTCTTTTTCTTTCCACTCTCCAAGTCTAACTATAATTCCTACTTTCGTCAATGTTTCTTGGAATTTTACCTTTGCCACCACTCCGAAATCGTCTCTTTCGGTGAATTGGTAAGCGGCTCCATCTTTTGAGATAGGTTCTACCCACCAAATCCACAAGTTCCAACCGTCGTAGTTACCGTCCCATCTGTGGTAATGGATGATGAGCTCTGTTTCAGCAAAACCTACTGACAATGAAAGCAAAACAAGAAAAATCACAGAAAGTTTTTTCAGCATACCTATCCTTGAATCTTTGAACATAGCCGCGCACCTCCCTAAGTAGGGTTTTTAATCTGATAAGAAAACGCCAAGATCCATAACCGAAAGTATTATACATGATTATATGATTATTTTCTACCTATTCTTGGAACTATTTCCAGAAGAATCGGTTATGGCAATGTGCGTTCTTAAAAATTCTTAATATACCAAAAATCTTCCTTAATTAATTGCTGAGAAAATTAGAGCGAACTTTAAAAATTGGAGGTGTTATGTATGAGAAAGTTCTTCTTAACTGTATTACTTGTTTCGCTCTTTGCGGTATTTGGTTTTTCAAACACGTTAGTTATCAAAGGTTCAAACACACTCCTTGACGTTGCACAGTTGTGGGTTGAAGAATTCAGCAAAATGAATCCCGGTATCAAGATCACACTTGAAGGTGCTGGAAGTTCAACAGGAATTGCAGCACTCTTCAACGGGACGACAGACATAGCAAATTCTAGCAGATGGCTTAAAGACTCCGAAGTTCAGAAGATGCTTGAATTGAAAAAATGGTTTGCTCCAGTTCTTGTTGCATGGGACGGTATTGCGATTGTTGTTCACAAGAACTTACCTATTAATAACATCACCATCGACCAGTTAAGGGATATCTACACTGGTAAGATCACAAGGTGGAATCAGTTGAATCCTAACTTGCCAAACGCTGAAATAGTCCCA
The DNA window shown above is from Fervidobacterium changbaicum and carries:
- a CDS encoding tetratricopeptide repeat protein, with amino-acid sequence MEKIKAIVYLPIKPEVAKRLNLPVKLPVLAEDLLLITDQNSIPIDVILRGLEEQYSIEKSEYWKSYLLYFLYEKFKILINEGKFDEAQQVLKRARDLQEDYRYYFYNAILQAKLGNYELAEIEFKQSLALNPNFSLAYYELGNVLFAKKDYDEAMEAYTKAYQTDPNFLLPLLKIGDIYMELGQLSDAEVIYRSIVQKLESSELSAEGIKFEPMPEAYLRLGVVYNLRQQYEKAEEIFKKGLEIAKKPEIMYNLAYTLTRLGKHFQAYGLLLELSKQYETPEVLNELGILQRRLGLYEEAYQTFEKVQDDFRENFERIQFFVGKRKYDDEFENEMKGSEELVEKIEFPFQDALETIVQSTNDDGELIVEDFLGLTKTEPILKDVTVADTKNFPYILAGMYIAGTDPIIMEKNTTKLTLLTMGAGLPLACSTAILRLYQHILSGDKNIDHIIEDIRGEIEEIHFLFSTRLTSLLESPLDDFFDVDCADYETFAINLFKAVGYQPSNEEIEQIEDEILRKTTKFFMEITTGK
- a CDS encoding histidine triad nucleotide-binding protein, giving the protein MADCVFCKILNGEIPSEKVYEDDDFIVIKDIRPVAPVHLLAIYKKHVPTVSELSLEDSQKMWKLFEVIKTVTKINGLESYRIVQNNGKDAGQEVHHIHFHIIGGRKLGPLG
- the ileS gene encoding isoleucine--tRNA ligase, with the protein product MDYKATLNLPQTNFQMKANLVNKEPEMLRFWEEKEIYKKTLETREGAPTYLLHDGPPYANGDIHLGTAMNKVLKDFVTRYKTMRGYRVPYVPGWDTHGLPIEHRVTTSLGEEAKNKTPVEIRKLCKEFALKYVDIQREEFKRLGVKGDWEHPYITLDPDYEYHILDVFKTLVENGNVYRGNKPVYWCPTCRTALAEAEIEYHDHESPSIYVKFQIIDEPNTFVVIWTTTPWTIPANVAIALHPDYTYVKIKVDGEYWIVAEGLLQKFAADVGVDFEIVEKFVGKKLEGRLTKHPLYDRTSVIVLADYVTLEDGTGCVHTAPGHGEEDYQTGLKYNLPVLSPVDDEGRFTKEAGKYEGLKIWDANKVIVDDLKNNGALIKVGKISHSYPHCWRCKGPVMFRATPQWFISVDKNNLRGKVLEEIKKVKWYPSWGENRITAMVQERPDWTISRQRVWGVPIPAVKCKDCGEVILDPKVIEHFANIVKEKGTDAWFELDVNELVPADFHCPSCKSKNFEKTHDTLDVWIDSGCSWEAVIRSKGEKFPVDLYLEGDDQHRGWFQSSIFLSTAKAGTAPFKAVVTHGFIKDEQGRKMSKSLGNVIDPMEIVNKYGADILRLWVASTDFFDNIRVGKNIIEQQVEVYRKLRNTIRYLLSNLYDFTEADLLPYEKLLPLDKWALGRLQKFIEQVTQYYDEFEYSKVYNATVKYCTTELSAIYLDILKDRLYVEAKDSIYRRSAQTVLHYILEALIKILAPIIPFTAEEAYQESHLKKYESVHLEYWPEFRKEFIDENLLEELNHLLLIRDDVLKALESARSSDVIGHSLDAHVIIEAKNDELKALLKKYEPLLEEFFIVSKVTLSDNVSGLNGQFANVMVQRAEGQKCQRCWKYHPDTGKDEQHPETCPRCSAVLRGERI
- a CDS encoding response regulator; translated protein: MPKRILVVEDEPNMRLLIAEELMDAGYEVDEAENADEALKKFSEKPYDLVTIDIEMPGSMNGLELAGKLREIRREAKLVLLTAYSHYKSDMASWAADAYIVKSSDLTELKEVISRLINM
- the pulA gene encoding type I pullulanase, which codes for MLKKLSVIFLVLLSLSVGFAETELIIHYHRWDGNYDGWNLWIWWVEPISKDGAAYQFTERDDFGVVAKVKFQETLTKVGIIVRLGEWKEKDVAMDRFITIKDGKAEVWLLQGIEQIYTTKPDTSPRVLFAQARDQNTIEAYLTGQVDTTKVGAKVTVDGKPLKIARVEKANPTDISKTNHVKVVLAEPIKLEDVNKDVQVEIEGYKAARVVMMEILDKIYYDGPLGFEYTPTKTTIRVWSPVSKTVDLLLYKNWDDKEPTKVVPMKYIGNGAWEVVLEGNWDGWFYKIRYFSYGEYREAVDYFSKAVTKNSAKSAIIDFSKTNPQDWEKVARPPLAAPEDAIIYEIHIADITGLDNSGVKNKATYLGLTEKGTRGPNGVTTGLDHLVELGVTHVHILPMFDFWTGDEADKDFEKSYNWGYDPYLFTVPEGRYSTDPINPYTRIIEVKQMVKALHENGIRVILDMVFPHTWGVGVMSPFDQAVPYYFYRIDKTGAYLNESGCGNVIASERPMMRKYIIDTLKWWVTEYKVDGFRFDQMGLMDKTTMLAIKSELEKIEPTVLLYGEPWGGWGAPVRFGKADVGGTGIAAFNDEFRDALRGSVFNATVKGFLMGALAKETGVKRGVVGSIEYDEIIKSFAKDPQETINYVECHDNHTLWDKNYLAAQADTTVKWTEEMLKDAQKLAGAILLTSQGVTFLHGGQDFARTKKFDENSYSSPISINGFDYARKAEFIDVFNYYKGLIEMRKSHIAFRQRTAEDIRKKITFLPAPRKMVAFIIKDENDPWKEILVIYNGDTKDQQFTLPEGTWNVVVDKRKAGNNVLYQVSGKIDVGSISAMVMYKAH
- a CDS encoding phosphate ABC transporter substrate-binding protein, with product MRKFFLTVLLVSLFAVFGFSNTLVIKGSNTLLDVAQLWVEEFSKMNPGIKITLEGAGSSTGIAALFNGTTDIANSSRWLKDSEVQKMLELKKWFAPVLVAWDGIAIVVHKNLPINNITIDQLRDIYTGKITRWNQLNPNLPNAEIVPFSRNTASGTFEVFKEKVLGDEKMSPRVRMLESSMAELETVAKTPYSIAYFGVGYVDQSVKVISVNGVMPTKQNILSYKYPLSRPLFVFVDVTKGWPEEGPIADFLRFIVSKRGQELVEKAGFVAALGQ